A DNA window from Vigna unguiculata cultivar IT97K-499-35 chromosome 10, ASM411807v1, whole genome shotgun sequence contains the following coding sequences:
- the LOC114166844 gene encoding phospholipid:diacylglycerol acyltransferase 1-like, translating to MSLLRRRKGSEPEKVPSPSSEPNVLSEEEKEDDKNKKSKKIKDGLREKRKTKWSCLDHCCWWVGCICTVWWFLLFLYQMMPSSIPQYVTEALTGPMPDPPGLKLKKEGLRVKHPVVFVPGIVTGGLELWEGHHCAEGLFRKRLWGGTFGEVYKRPSCWVDHMSLDNETGLDPPGIRVRPVSGLVAADYFAAGYFVWAVLIANLARIGYEEKTMYMASYDWRIAFQNTEVRDQTLSRIKSNIELMVATNGGNKAVIIPHSMGVLYFLHFMKWVEAPAPMGGGGGPDWCSKYIKAVLNIGGPFLGVPKAIAGLFSAEARDIAVARTIAPGFLDNDLFRLQTLQHVMRMTRSWDSTMSMIPRGGDTIWGGLDWSPEEGYHPSKRKHSNGYTQLPHQDTNETHPVNYGRMISFGRDVAEAPSSEIEITDFRGALKGRSVANTTCRDVWTEYHEMGIEGVRAVAEHKVYTAGSIVDLLHFVAPKMMARGSAHFSYGIADNLDDPKYSHYKYWSNPLETKLPNAPDMEIFSLYGVGLPTERSYVYKLTPFASCYIPFEIDTTQDGGNGEDRCLQGGVYTVDGDETVPVLSSGFMCAKGWRGKTRFNPSGIRTYVREYDHSPPANLLEGRGTQSGAHVDIMGNFALIEDVIRVAAGATGEDLGGDRVYSDIFKWSEKIKLQL from the exons ATGTCTTTACTTCGTCGGCGAAAAGGGTCGGAACCGGAAAAGGTTCCGAGCCCGAGTTCAGAGCCGAATGTTCTAAGCGAAGAGGAGAAAGAAGATGATAAGAATAAGAAGAGTAAGAAGATAAAAGATGGGTTGAGGGAGAAGAGGAAGACGAAATGGTCGTGCTTGGATCACTGTTGCTGGTGGGTGGGTTGCATTTGCACGGTGTGGTGGTTTCTTCTGTTTCTGTATCAGATGATGCCTTCTTCGATTCCTCAGTACGTGACCGAGGCATTAACTGGGCCCATGCCTGATCCACCGGGCCTTAAGCTCAAGAAGGAGGGGCTCAGGGTGAAGCACCCCGTTGTTTTTGTGCCGGGGATTGTCACTGGGGGGCTTGAACTATGGGAGGGTCATCACTGTGCTGAAGGGTTATTCAGGAAACGCTTGTGGGGTGGTACCTTTGGAGAAGTATATAAAAG ACCTTCATGCTGGGTGGATCACATGTCACTGGACAATGAAACAGGATTAGATCCACCAGGCATAAGAGTTAGGCCTGTCTCTGGACTTGTAGCTGCTGATTACTTTGCTGCAGGATACTTTGTTTGGGCAGTTCTGATTGCTAACTTGGCTCGCATTGGTTATGAAGAAAAAACCATGTACATGGCTTCATATGATTGGAGAATAGCATTTCAGAACACTGAG GTGAGGGATCAAACACTTAGTCGGATAAAAAGCAACATAGAACTTATGGTTGCTACTAATGGTGGCAACAAGGCAGTTATTATTCCACATTCAATGGGTGTGTTATACTTTCTTCATTTTATGAAATGGGTTGAAGCACCTGCTCctatgggtggtggtggaggACCAGATTGGTGTTCTAAATATATAAAGGCAGTTTTGAACATTGGTGGGCCATTTTTAGGAGTTCCAAAGGCTATAGCAGGGCTTTTCTCAGCTGAGGCCAGGGATATTGCTGTTGCCAG GACAATAGCTCCAGGATTTTTAGATAACGATCTGTTTCGGCTTCAAACCTTGCAACATGTAATGAGGATGACCCGTTCTTGGGACTCAACAATGTCAATGATACCAAGAGGAGGAGATACTATATGGGGTGGTCTTGACTGGTCACCAGAGGAAGGATATCACCCTAGCAAGAGAAAGCACAGCAATGGTTATACTCAGTTACCACACCAAGACACAAATGAAACACATCCTGTCAACTATGGCAGAATGATATCATTTGGAAGAGACGTGGCTGAGGCACCCTCCTCTGAGATTGAGATAACTGACTTTCGG GGTGCTCTCAAGGGTAGAAGTGTTGCTAATACCACTTGTCGCGATGTGTGGACCGAATACCATGAAATGGGAATTGAGGGAGTAAGAGCAGTTGCTGAACATAAGGTTTACACAGCAGGCTCAATAGTAGACCTGCTTCATTTTGTTGCTCCAaagatgatggctcgtggtagtGCTCATTTCTCTTATGGAATTGCAGACAATTTGGATGACCCTAAATACAGTCACTACAAGTATTGGTCAAATCCCTTGGAAACGAA ATTACCAAATGCTCCTGATATGGAAATCTTCTCTTTGTATGGAGTTGGCTTACCAACTGAAAGATCTTATGTGTACAAGTTAACTCCCTTTGCCTCGTGTTACATTCCTTTTGAAATTGACACTACACAAGATGGTGGTAATGGTGAAGATAGGTGTCTGCAAGGTGGAGTTTACACTGTTGATGGGGATGAGACTGTGCCAGTTCTAAGCTCAGGCTTCATGTGTGCTAAAGGTTGGCGTGGAAAAACAAGATTCAACCCTTCTGGCATTCGCACCTACGTTAGAGAATATGATCATTCTCCTCCAGCCAACTTGCTAGAAGGAAGAGGCACACAAAGTGGTGCTCATGTTGACATCATGGGAAACTTTGCATTGATTGAGGATGTTATTAGAGTGGCAGCAGGTGCCACAGGAGAAGATCTAGGAGGTGATAGAGTGTATTCTGATATCTTTAAATGGTCTGAGAAAATCAAGTTGCAACTGTGA